A single genomic interval of Pseudomonas sp. FeN3W harbors:
- a CDS encoding histone-like nucleoid-structuring protein, MvaT/MvaU family, with protein MSKLAEFKALEAQLAAQLKQLDALKNDDKLKREIEFEEKLRNLMGQYDVGLREIISILDPQPSRTSISATPTSQAPRRQRQVKVYKNPETGEVVETKGGNHKILKAWKEKHGAEKVEGWLQ; from the coding sequence ATGTCCAAACTCGCCGAATTCAAAGCTCTAGAAGCCCAGCTCGCAGCCCAGCTCAAGCAGCTTGATGCTCTTAAGAATGACGACAAACTCAAGCGCGAAATCGAGTTCGAGGAAAAACTCCGCAATTTGATGGGGCAATATGACGTAGGCCTGCGCGAAATTATTTCAATATTGGATCCGCAGCCCAGCCGCACCAGCATCAGCGCCACCCCGACGTCTCAAGCGCCTCGTCGGCAGCGCCAAGTTAAGGTTTACAAAAACCCAGAAACTGGAGAGGTGGTAGAGACGAAGGGTGGCAATCATAAGATTTTGAAAGCTTGGAAAGAAAAGCACGGCGCCGAAAAGGTAGAGGGTTGGCTTCAGTAA